Proteins from a genomic interval of Alteromonas macleodii ATCC 27126:
- a CDS encoding L-lactate permease, producing MNEITLGLLALLPITLSAVLLLGLQWSAKRAMPVVLASTALMALLAWDMSAVRVGASILQGLVITVSVLWIVFGAIFLLNTLKYTGAIDVIRQGFTNISPDRRVQAIIIAWCFGTFIEGASGFGTPAAIAAPLLVAIGFPALAAVLIGMMIQSTPVSFGAVGTPIVIGVNKGLDGQAISQTLQAQGWQWEQFIQLITSEVAIIHGIIGSFMPVLMAVMLTRFFGSNKSWREGLQILPFALFAGVSFTIPYVFTGIVLGPEFPSLIGGLVSLAVVVTAAKNGFLMPKTTWDFPPKASWDKGWLGNLEIKADDITSQKAMNWVTAWVPYLVVALLLVISRVFPTIKEFTTSLTLSFDNILGETGVSASISPLYLPGGLLLIGALVAVIIQSKKVSKGEVLFKAFNDSSKTLLSAGFVLMFTIPMVRLFINSGVNGADIVSMPIAGAQLFANMFGEAFPLISPTIGALGAFIAGSNTVSNMMFSQFQFEAALSLQLSPALIIAAQAVGAAAGNMIAIHNVVAASATVGLMGQEGATLRKTVIPTIYYVAFAGILVWLGVYVFDVGGPLVGTN from the coding sequence ATGAATGAGATAACCCTTGGATTATTAGCATTGTTACCTATAACGCTTTCAGCAGTGCTGCTATTGGGTTTACAGTGGTCTGCGAAAAGAGCAATGCCGGTTGTATTAGCAAGTACAGCACTTATGGCACTTTTAGCATGGGATATGTCGGCAGTACGGGTGGGCGCTTCAATTCTACAAGGCTTAGTGATTACAGTATCTGTTTTGTGGATTGTATTTGGTGCAATTTTTCTGCTCAACACATTGAAATATACTGGAGCAATTGATGTTATCCGCCAGGGTTTCACCAACATTTCACCTGATAGAAGAGTCCAGGCAATAATCATTGCTTGGTGCTTCGGAACTTTTATTGAAGGTGCTTCTGGTTTTGGCACGCCGGCCGCTATAGCGGCTCCTTTGCTTGTAGCCATCGGTTTTCCTGCATTGGCTGCCGTACTTATTGGTATGATGATACAAAGCACCCCCGTCTCTTTTGGCGCAGTGGGAACGCCTATAGTTATTGGTGTAAACAAAGGCTTAGACGGCCAAGCGATCAGTCAGACTTTGCAGGCTCAAGGCTGGCAATGGGAGCAGTTTATTCAACTAATCACCTCTGAAGTGGCAATTATCCACGGAATTATTGGCTCATTTATGCCAGTTTTAATGGCTGTAATGCTCACTCGCTTTTTTGGCTCCAACAAGTCTTGGCGCGAAGGGTTACAAATTCTACCTTTCGCCTTATTCGCAGGCGTCAGCTTTACCATTCCTTACGTATTTACCGGCATTGTATTAGGCCCTGAATTTCCTTCGTTGATTGGAGGATTGGTGAGCTTGGCAGTGGTTGTTACTGCAGCTAAAAATGGTTTCTTGATGCCTAAAACAACATGGGATTTCCCGCCGAAAGCGTCATGGGACAAAGGTTGGCTGGGTAATTTGGAAATAAAAGCAGACGACATAACGTCACAAAAGGCCATGAATTGGGTTACGGCTTGGGTCCCTTATTTAGTTGTTGCACTTTTGCTCGTTATATCCAGAGTGTTTCCAACAATAAAAGAATTTACTACGTCGCTGACACTCTCATTTGACAACATACTGGGTGAAACGGGTGTAAGTGCATCAATCAGTCCGCTATATCTTCCTGGTGGGTTGTTGTTAATAGGTGCATTGGTTGCAGTAATCATTCAAAGTAAAAAGGTATCCAAGGGAGAAGTGTTGTTTAAGGCTTTCAATGATTCCAGCAAAACGTTGCTAAGTGCTGGTTTTGTATTGATGTTCACAATTCCTATGGTTAGGCTTTTTATAAATTCAGGTGTGAATGGCGCCGACATCGTCAGTATGCCGATAGCTGGCGCGCAATTGTTCGCCAATATGTTTGGCGAAGCTTTCCCATTAATTAGCCCTACCATTGGTGCATTAGGTGCATTTATCGCAGGCTCGAATACAGTATCAAATATGATGTTCAGCCAGTTTCAGTTCGAAGCAGCACTAAGCCTTCAATTGTCACCTGCACTAATTATCGCAGCGCAAGCCGTTGGGGCGGCTGCCGGAAATATGATTGCAATACACAATGTTGTAGCTGCGTCGGCAACAGTAGGATTAATGGGGCAAGAGGGAGCTACTTTAAGAAAGACTGTTATCCCAACTATATATTACGTTGCATTTGCAGGTATTTTAGTATGGTTGGGGGTTTATGTGTTTGACGTCGGCGGTCCATTAGTCGGCACAAACTAA